The Microcoleus sp. FACHB-831 genome includes a region encoding these proteins:
- a CDS encoding 3'-5' exonuclease translates to MGKKLDQIIVIDVESTCWQGPPPAGQESEIIEVGICILEVASGERLEKRSILVKPERSKVSDFCTKLTTLTQEQVDKGVDFPNACSILRNKYSSKDRIWASYGDYDRRQFEKQCGAKKLTYPFGFTHINVKNLFAVVHAFPEEVGMDTAMELLDLPLEGTHHRGADDAWNVAAILSKLLLQSRT, encoded by the coding sequence GTGGGTAAAAAGCTAGACCAAATCATTGTTATTGACGTTGAATCAACTTGCTGGCAAGGCCCACCACCCGCAGGGCAAGAAAGCGAAATCATAGAAGTTGGTATCTGTATATTGGAAGTTGCTTCCGGCGAACGACTGGAGAAAAGAAGTATTTTAGTGAAACCAGAACGTTCAAAAGTAAGCGACTTCTGCACCAAGCTAACTACCTTAACCCAGGAACAAGTGGATAAAGGAGTTGACTTCCCCAATGCTTGTTCTATTCTCAGGAATAAATATTCCTCTAAAGATCGAATTTGGGCGAGTTATGGTGACTACGACAGGCGGCAATTTGAAAAACAGTGCGGGGCGAAAAAGCTCACATACCCCTTCGGTTTTACTCATATCAATGTTAAAAATCTCTTTGCCGTTGTTCATGCCTTTCCCGAAGAAGTTGGTATGGACACGGCAATGGAATTACTCGATCTTCCCCTAGAAGGAACTCACCATCGCGGCGCAGATGATGCTTGGAATGTAGCGGCAATTTTGTCAAAATTACTGTTACAAAGCAGAACCTAG
- a CDS encoding adenylate/guanylate cyclase domain-containing protein: protein MANLRSTVIMKTDICGFTTRVKNLSEFDLSSLLNQHKIFISDMAGKNEGSIVKGEGDSFWIIFPSVTTATLAAVEMQQELRAMQPGKGDDERLAIRIAIALGDVLHQDRDIFGDTVNLTARIESVTPPDEIYLSQAAWLALNKAEVRTAFVNEFSLKGMSEPEKLYKIDQKHKTRIIKNQAIVFTDIRNFTVYQEGKSIEEIELLLNHLDQIQREVCESYGGTIRLIIGDAYFLTFPESYLALAAVEKLCNKWTAFIQSHQINCGIAVGIHKGDLNIFRSCIYGTDINMTARHRNFKAVVVPDKAKNSVIVSGKIKNEIVGTKWEDDLQKLEIGKIWDKLTDSKLKEFIKANKVYQLIFEGN, encoded by the coding sequence ATGGCTAACTTACGTTCTACTGTAATAATGAAAACCGATATTTGTGGATTTACCACAAGAGTCAAAAACTTATCGGAATTTGATTTAAGCAGCTTGTTAAATCAACATAAAATATTCATTTCAGATATGGCAGGCAAAAATGAAGGAAGTATTGTAAAAGGCGAAGGCGATTCATTTTGGATTATCTTTCCCAGCGTGACAACAGCAACTCTCGCAGCAGTAGAAATGCAGCAAGAATTGCGAGCGATGCAACCAGGTAAAGGCGATGATGAAAGGTTAGCAATTAGGATAGCGATCGCATTAGGAGATGTGTTACATCAGGATAGAGACATCTTTGGCGATACGGTTAATTTGACAGCGCGTATAGAGTCAGTTACACCACCTGATGAAATTTATTTATCCCAAGCAGCCTGGTTAGCTCTCAACAAAGCTGAAGTGCGAACAGCTTTTGTGAATGAATTTTCCCTGAAAGGGATGAGCGAACCAGAGAAATTATATAAAATTGACCAAAAACATAAAACACGCATTATTAAAAATCAAGCAATAGTATTTACCGATATCAGGAATTTCACCGTTTATCAAGAAGGAAAATCCATAGAAGAAATTGAACTATTGCTAAACCATCTAGATCAAATACAAAGAGAAGTTTGCGAATCTTACGGCGGAACAATTCGTTTAATCATTGGCGATGCTTATTTTTTAACATTTCCTGAAAGCTACCTAGCATTGGCGGCAGTAGAAAAATTATGCAATAAATGGACTGCATTTATCCAATCGCATCAAATTAACTGTGGAATAGCAGTCGGCATACATAAAGGGGATTTGAATATTTTTCGTTCCTGCATTTATGGAACTGATATTAATATGACCGCACGACATAGAAACTTTAAGGCTGTAGTTGTTCCTGATAAAGCTAAAAACTCGGTAATTGTTTCAGGTAAGATAAAAAATGAAATAGTTGGAACAAAATGGGAGGATGATTTACAAAAACTAGAGATAGGAAAAATTTGGGATAAGCTTACAGATTCAAAACTGAAAGAATTTATTAAAGCCAATAAGGTTTATCAATTAATTTTTGAAGGCAATTAA
- the murF gene encoding UDP-N-acetylmuramoyl-tripeptide--D-alanyl-D-alanine ligase: protein MPYQFPLHQLKQVLAANVINLTDDILAKKATKIATDTRSLSAGDVFVALRGEKFDGHNFVKMAIEKGAIAVITDRHTGIPIEDNIPQFQVDDTLQAYQTIAQCCRDQFNIPVIAVTGSVGKTTTKELIAAVLSTRGRVLKTQANYNNEIGVPKTLLELGAEDDYAVIEMAMRARGEIALLTNIAHPTIGVITNVGTAHIGRLGSEEAIAQAKCELLAEMSPTGVAILNNDNKLLMQTAATVWQGRTITYGLEGGDLHGELIDSETLAVEGFKFSLPLAGRHNALNYLAALAVAKVLEIDWSQIAAGINVNLPEGRSKRYELANDVVILDETYNAGLESMIAALHLLAQTPGKRHIGVLGTMKELGERSPEFHRRVGETAAKLNLDNLLILVDDGEAEAIAVGAEGIPTERFATHAALVERLKEIVKEGDRLLFKASHSVGLDKVVNQFRTEVASSI from the coding sequence ATGCCATATCAGTTCCCCCTGCATCAGCTAAAACAAGTACTTGCTGCCAATGTCATTAATCTAACGGATGATATTTTGGCAAAAAAAGCAACCAAAATCGCAACTGACACGCGCAGTCTATCGGCTGGTGACGTATTTGTGGCACTGCGAGGGGAAAAGTTTGACGGGCATAATTTTGTAAAGATGGCGATAGAGAAAGGAGCGATCGCAGTCATTACGGATCGACATACGGGTATCCCAATAGAAGACAATATTCCGCAATTTCAAGTAGATGATACGTTGCAGGCTTACCAGACGATCGCGCAATGCTGTCGCGACCAGTTCAACATACCAGTAATTGCCGTAACTGGCTCTGTAGGCAAAACAACAACCAAGGAATTAATTGCGGCAGTTTTGTCAACTAGAGGGCGCGTCCTCAAAACCCAAGCAAACTACAACAATGAAATTGGCGTACCTAAAACTTTGCTAGAACTAGGCGCAGAGGATGACTACGCAGTAATTGAAATGGCTATGCGGGCAAGGGGGGAAATTGCACTCTTGACAAATATCGCTCATCCTACAATTGGGGTTATTACTAATGTGGGGACGGCGCATATTGGTCGCTTAGGTTCAGAGGAAGCGATCGCGCAAGCCAAGTGCGAGCTACTTGCAGAAATGTCTCCTACAGGGGTTGCTATTCTCAACAACGATAATAAACTACTGATGCAAACAGCCGCGACTGTTTGGCAAGGAAGAACTATCACCTACGGCTTAGAGGGTGGAGACTTGCACGGCGAATTAATTGATAGCGAGACTCTGGCTGTTGAAGGATTCAAATTTTCGCTACCCTTGGCTGGACGACACAATGCGCTCAATTACTTAGCAGCTTTGGCAGTGGCTAAGGTGCTTGAAATTGATTGGTCGCAAATTGCAGCAGGGATAAATGTTAATCTTCCAGAAGGTAGGTCTAAAAGGTACGAGTTAGCTAACGATGTAGTTATTTTAGATGAGACTTACAATGCTGGCTTGGAATCAATGATAGCGGCGCTACATCTATTAGCTCAAACGCCAGGGAAAAGACATATTGGGGTGCTGGGTACGATGAAAGAATTGGGAGAACGATCGCCTGAATTTCATCGACGAGTCGGGGAGACTGCGGCTAAGTTGAATCTCGACAATTTACTAATTTTAGTGGACGATGGGGAAGCAGAAGCGATCGCGGTTGGTGCAGAGGGAATTCCAACAGAGCGTTTTGCAACTCATGCAGCTTTAGTAGAGCGCTTGAAAGAGATAGTCAAAGAGGGCGATCGCCTACTATTCAAAGCATCTCATTCTGTAGGACTCGATAAAGTTGTCAATCAGTTTCGTACCGAAGTTGCTAGTTCTATCTAG
- a CDS encoding RNA-binding protein yields the protein MSIYVGNLSYQVTQEDITAVFAEYGTVKRVQLPTDRETGRPRGFGFVEMETPAEEDAAIEALDGAEWMGRNLKVNKAKPREDGPGGGGRSGGGNRGGGGGGGRFSRPY from the coding sequence GTGTCGATCTATGTAGGGAACCTGTCCTACCAAGTTACGCAAGAGGACATCACAGCCGTTTTTGCAGAATACGGCACTGTTAAGCGCGTTCAATTACCAACGGATCGGGAAACAGGTCGTCCGCGGGGATTTGGTTTCGTGGAAATGGAAACACCCGCTGAAGAAGATGCGGCCATTGAGGCTCTTGATGGAGCCGAGTGGATGGGACGGAACCTCAAAGTTAATAAGGCAAAGCCCCGTGAAGATGGTCCTGGTGGTGGTGGCCGCAGTGGCGGTGGGAACCGGGGTGGCGGCGGTGGTGGCGGGAGATTTTCTCGTCCCTATTAA
- the rpsU gene encoding 30S ribosomal protein S21 — protein MTQVVLGENEGIESALRRFKRQVSRAGILADVKSHRHFETPLEKRKRKAVAARRKKRRFR, from the coding sequence ATGACCCAAGTGGTTTTAGGCGAAAATGAAGGCATTGAATCAGCTCTACGTCGATTCAAGCGGCAAGTTTCAAGGGCAGGTATCTTGGCTGATGTAAAGAGTCATAGGCACTTTGAAACGCCGCTGGAGAAGCGGAAGCGGAAAGCGGTCGCCGCTCGACGCAAGAAACGGCGTTTTCGCTAA
- the pth gene encoding aminoacyl-tRNA hydrolase codes for MTQAATPPVIVIPQLIVGLGNPEPKYDQTRHNIGFAAVDALASSWQISLSENRKFQALFGEGRGRGGDKIRLLKPLTYMNRSGESMRAVTDWFKLPPESVLVIYDDMDLPIGKIRMRLSGSAGGHNGMKSAIAHLGTQNFPRLRIGIGRSNGDREAISHVLGKFSPAETQMMPDVLRLVIDAVELSMRQGVEKAMSLYNSRSVANKNQE; via the coding sequence ATGACACAAGCAGCGACTCCACCAGTAATAGTAATTCCCCAACTAATTGTGGGTTTAGGGAATCCAGAACCTAAATACGATCAAACGCGGCACAATATTGGGTTTGCCGCTGTTGATGCGTTGGCAAGTTCCTGGCAGATTTCTTTAAGTGAAAATCGCAAGTTCCAGGCATTATTTGGCGAAGGACGCGGACGAGGGGGAGATAAAATCCGCTTGCTGAAGCCGCTGACTTATATGAATCGTTCTGGGGAATCGATGAGAGCGGTGACGGATTGGTTTAAGCTGCCTCCAGAGTCGGTTCTTGTTATTTACGATGATATGGATCTGCCGATTGGGAAGATTCGGATGCGGCTTTCTGGTTCCGCTGGTGGGCATAACGGAATGAAGTCAGCGATCGCTCATTTAGGCACTCAAAATTTTCCGCGCCTGCGAATTGGCATCGGTCGTTCTAATGGCGATCGCGAAGCTATTTCCCACGTTTTGGGTAAGTTCTCCCCCGCTGAAACTCAGATGATGCCTGATGTACTGCGGCTTGTGATTGATGCTGTGGAACTGAGTATGCGACAAGGGGTTGAAAAGGCTATGAGTCTTTATAACAGCCGTAGTGTTGCTAATAAAAATCAAGAGTGA
- the hemJ gene encoding protoporphyrinogen oxidase HemJ, with protein MAYSWFKAFHIIGVVVWFAGLFYLVRLFIYHVEAKEQPEPAQTILKNQYQIMEKRLYNIITTPGMVVTVAMAIGLLTTEPDVLHDKWLHIKLLLVGILVAYHFYCGYLLKKLAADECGWSSQQLRALNEAPTLLLVTIVLLAVFKNNLPTDITGWVIAGLVIVMAATIHLYAKKRKRDKEKDMIAEAQ; from the coding sequence ATGGCTTATTCCTGGTTTAAAGCTTTTCACATTATCGGTGTTGTGGTTTGGTTTGCCGGGTTATTTTACCTGGTACGTCTATTTATCTATCACGTAGAGGCAAAAGAGCAGCCAGAACCTGCCCAAACGATTCTCAAGAATCAGTATCAAATTATGGAAAAACGCCTCTACAACATCATTACCACCCCAGGGATGGTAGTGACAGTGGCGATGGCAATTGGGCTACTAACTACTGAGCCTGATGTTCTTCACGACAAGTGGTTGCATATTAAACTGCTCTTAGTTGGCATTTTGGTGGCTTATCATTTTTATTGCGGCTATCTTCTTAAAAAGTTGGCAGCAGACGAATGCGGCTGGAGCAGTCAACAGTTACGTGCTTTGAATGAAGCGCCGACGTTACTTTTAGTTACCATCGTTTTGCTGGCTGTATTTAAAAATAATTTGCCTACAGACATCACTGGTTGGGTAATTGCAGGACTGGTTATTGTCATGGCGGCGACTATTCACTTGTACGCCAAAAAACGCAAGCGCGATAAGGAAAAAGATATGATTGCGGAGGCGCAATAG
- a CDS encoding DUF2811 domain-containing protein, protein MTNNVSILAEIPEELHESLKTYLESHPSWDQDRVFAAALSLFLLQNGNGQTPLASQSDRACARVYLETLFSHQ, encoded by the coding sequence ATGACTAACAACGTCAGCATCCTGGCAGAAATCCCCGAAGAACTGCACGAATCCCTAAAAACCTACCTGGAAAGTCATCCCAGTTGGGATCAAGACCGCGTGTTTGCAGCAGCGCTGTCACTCTTTTTGCTCCAGAATGGTAATGGACAGACGCCCCTAGCATCACAAAGCGATCGCGCCTGCGCCCGTGTATATCTTGAAACACTGTTTTCTCATCAGTAG
- a CDS encoding HD domain-containing phosphohydrolase, translating into MTVPNSATTILDSQEFLPASAERVELIEQLLAIGTALSSSRDLGQLLNLILSKSREITCSDAGSVYLIDHSDETPKLLFKVAQNDSLPTGSFQELVMPLTPKSLAGYVALTGEILNLPDAYDLPKDVPYELDRSFDSSCPYHTRSVLVLPMQDQNGEVIGVIQLINRKLRRHMVVTPKNVREVTQSYSEWEEVIVRSLASQAAISIERNQLQKNIENLFEGFVRASVQIIEARDPTTSGHSERVAELTVRLSEEASSVTTGPLRLIKFSDRNIQEIRYAALLHDFGKVHIPEAILGKQKKLYPSELEVIRHRIAIAQRTLEMECAQNKFKYLIEHPSHRHNSSETGCAHCQQLEELDKQLERAIARLGSYWKLILEANEPEVLDTKQFQFLSEEAFSQLTELSQYTYRDIDGQLKPLISQEEVACLMIPRGNLTSEERRAIESHVTHTYAFLKRIPWTKHLQDVPIIAYGHHEKLDGSGYPQGLRHEEIPIQSQIMSIADIYDALTASDRPYKRRLPLEITLQILRQEAAKTKINSDLVDLFEQRQVFTVLGHTLTLEANSAA; encoded by the coding sequence ATGACTGTTCCCAATTCCGCAACAACGATCCTTGATAGCCAGGAATTTTTACCCGCATCTGCTGAGCGAGTGGAACTGATCGAGCAGCTGTTGGCAATAGGCACGGCACTTTCTTCGAGCCGCGATCTGGGGCAATTACTCAATCTGATTTTATCGAAAAGCCGAGAAATTACTTGTAGCGATGCTGGGAGCGTCTATTTAATAGACCATAGCGATGAAACTCCTAAGTTGCTATTTAAGGTAGCGCAGAACGATTCTTTACCAACAGGCTCATTTCAAGAGTTAGTTATGCCACTCACCCCCAAAAGTCTGGCAGGTTACGTGGCTCTGACGGGGGAAATATTAAATTTACCTGATGCTTATGATTTGCCCAAAGATGTCCCCTATGAGTTAGACCGCAGTTTCGACAGTAGCTGTCCGTATCACACGCGGTCGGTCTTGGTACTGCCAATGCAAGATCAAAATGGGGAAGTCATTGGTGTAATTCAACTGATCAACCGCAAGCTCCGCCGTCATATGGTGGTGACACCTAAGAACGTGCGGGAGGTTACTCAGTCATATTCCGAGTGGGAAGAGGTGATCGTGCGATCGCTAGCTTCTCAAGCTGCTATCTCGATCGAACGCAACCAACTGCAAAAGAACATTGAGAATCTATTTGAAGGTTTTGTAAGAGCGTCCGTTCAGATTATTGAAGCACGAGACCCGACGACTTCGGGCCATTCTGAGCGAGTCGCCGAACTAACAGTGCGGTTGAGTGAAGAAGCAAGTTCTGTCACTACTGGGCCACTGCGGTTAATTAAGTTTAGCGATCGCAACATTCAAGAAATTCGCTATGCAGCTTTGTTGCACGATTTCGGCAAAGTACACATACCAGAAGCTATTTTAGGCAAGCAGAAAAAACTCTATCCCTCTGAGCTAGAGGTGATTCGCCACCGCATTGCTATAGCGCAACGCACCTTAGAAATGGAATGCGCGCAGAACAAGTTTAAATATCTAATCGAGCATCCCAGCCACCGACATAATAGCTCGGAAACTGGCTGCGCCCATTGCCAGCAGTTAGAAGAGTTGGATAAGCAGTTGGAACGCGCGATCGCTCGACTAGGTAGCTACTGGAAGCTGATCTTAGAAGCTAATGAACCAGAGGTGTTGGACACAAAGCAATTTCAGTTTTTGTCTGAAGAGGCTTTTTCTCAACTTACAGAACTTTCTCAATATACCTATCGAGACATCGATGGGCAGCTAAAACCGCTCATCTCACAGGAAGAAGTAGCCTGTCTGATGATACCCAGGGGCAATCTAACATCAGAAGAGCGTCGAGCCATCGAATCCCACGTTACTCACACCTACGCATTTCTTAAGCGAATTCCCTGGACGAAGCATCTTCAAGATGTTCCAATCATTGCCTACGGGCATCACGAAAAGCTAGATGGCAGCGGCTACCCTCAAGGCTTGAGACACGAAGAAATTCCCATTCAAAGCCAGATTATGAGTATTGCCGATATTTACGATGCTCTGACGGCTAGCGATCGCCCCTATAAGCGCCGATTGCCCTTGGAAATAACCCTGCAAATCCTCCGACAAGAAGCCGCTAAAACCAAAATAAATAGCGACTTGGTTGACCTGTTTGAACAGCGCCAAGTTTTCACTGTTCTAGGCCACACCCTAACGCTCGAAGCTAACTCAGCCGCTTAA
- a CDS encoding pentapeptide repeat-containing protein, with product MSGQPQKPVRRSRRQKRNSGFAGFLKILFIQGNAAASSLKLRWEKTAQKPTPKTSLTPLSRRLTGLSQSGESERSPQFPLQQIDRNLEPLAAFLRNSALFKIIEFLGLILLTLAALSYISQGQEQQKIGHYQAWQTINSAQGKAGNGGRIEALEYLNGDRVSLAGVNADKAYLVQIDLANANLAKASFREANLQQAKLQGANLQQANLQQANLQAVNLKQTDIEAADFRKAKNLKTDQIKSAKNWEKAKFDDDFRAILGLPPEDKQFRG from the coding sequence ATGAGCGGCCAACCCCAGAAACCAGTTAGGCGATCGCGGCGTCAAAAACGGAACTCAGGGTTTGCCGGGTTCTTGAAGATTCTGTTTATTCAGGGAAACGCCGCTGCTTCGTCGCTCAAGCTTCGCTGGGAAAAGACAGCTCAAAAACCAACACCAAAAACGTCTCTAACGCCTCTTTCTCGAAGACTAACAGGCTTATCTCAGAGCGGGGAAAGCGAGCGATCGCCGCAATTTCCTTTGCAGCAGATAGATCGAAACCTAGAACCGCTAGCGGCGTTCCTAAGAAATTCCGCGCTTTTCAAAATAATCGAATTTTTAGGTTTAATCTTGCTAACTTTAGCCGCACTCTCCTACATTTCTCAAGGTCAGGAGCAACAGAAAATAGGGCACTATCAAGCTTGGCAAACGATTAACTCGGCTCAGGGAAAAGCAGGAAATGGCGGCAGAATCGAGGCACTCGAATACCTAAACGGCGATCGCGTTAGTCTAGCAGGCGTCAATGCTGACAAAGCATATTTAGTCCAAATCGATCTTGCCAATGCTAACTTAGCAAAAGCCAGCTTTCGGGAAGCTAACTTGCAGCAAGCCAAACTCCAAGGAGCCAACTTGCAGCAAGCGAATTTGCAGCAAGCCAATTTGCAAGCAGTCAACCTCAAGCAAACTGACATAGAAGCCGCCGACTTCCGAAAGGCTAAGAACCTGAAGACCGATCAAATTAAAAGTGCGAAGAATTGGGAAAAGGCTAAATTTGACGACGATTTCCGCGCCATACTAGGCTTGCCTCCAGAGGACAAACAGTTCAGGGGATAA
- a CDS encoding DUF3082 domain-containing protein: protein MTNETPTPTPDINNQKPTPLRCLSGAIIAGGMAAALYFLTASIGQTFAAKPIHSTNVTVQNIAAAVRTLVVGMSALGAGIFGLVAIGLVALAIQVLIEQLKNPTPPPAQQ, encoded by the coding sequence ATGACTAACGAAACTCCCACACCAACCCCCGATATCAATAACCAAAAACCAACTCCCTTGCGGTGTTTGTCTGGTGCGATAATTGCTGGCGGAATGGCAGCGGCTCTTTATTTTCTCACAGCCTCTATTGGTCAAACTTTTGCTGCCAAACCCATCCATTCAACTAATGTTACCGTCCAGAATATTGCCGCAGCCGTTCGTACTCTGGTTGTGGGGATGAGTGCTTTGGGAGCGGGAATATTTGGCTTAGTAGCTATCGGACTGGTAGCTTTGGCTATCCAAGTGTTAATTGAACAACTGAAGAACCCCACACCTCCACCAGCGCAACAGTAA
- the ispE gene encoding 4-(cytidine 5'-diphospho)-2-C-methyl-D-erythritol kinase translates to MRSYSLIVPAKINLYLEILGSRPDGYHELAMVLQSIDLADRIDLRSLSTDTIRVHCDNPQVPADKSNLAYRAAELMASEFPKSLAQYGGVEIAIAKRIPVAAGLAGGSANAAAVLVGIDLMWQLGLTQSELEELATQLGSDVPFCIAGGTAIATGRGEKLSTIPALTNLHVVLAKYRNLAVSTVWAYSTYRQQFGSTYLSDTESLQSRSSRVHSGPLVSAIAQKDGAKIGQLLHNDLEKVVLPEHPQVLRLREAFQSSGVLGTMMSGSGPTVFALAASESQAQEVKQAVRKLIPDPNLDLWATKLIANGIRVAN, encoded by the coding sequence ATGCGTTCATATTCTCTAATTGTCCCAGCCAAAATTAACCTGTATTTAGAAATACTCGGATCGCGTCCTGACGGTTATCACGAGTTGGCAATGGTGCTGCAAAGCATCGACTTAGCAGATCGAATTGATTTGCGATCGCTTAGTACCGATACCATCCGCGTACACTGCGATAATCCCCAAGTCCCAGCAGACAAAAGCAATCTGGCTTATCGCGCCGCTGAATTAATGGCGTCGGAATTCCCCAAATCTTTAGCACAATATGGCGGAGTTGAAATTGCGATCGCTAAGCGAATACCCGTAGCTGCTGGATTGGCTGGGGGGTCGGCAAATGCAGCCGCTGTCTTGGTAGGTATAGATTTAATGTGGCAACTGGGGCTAACTCAGTCAGAATTGGAAGAACTAGCAACCCAACTCGGTTCTGATGTGCCGTTTTGTATAGCTGGGGGAACCGCGATCGCTACCGGACGCGGTGAAAAACTTTCCACCATACCTGCTTTGACAAATCTCCATGTAGTGCTGGCAAAATATCGTAACCTGGCAGTTTCTACAGTTTGGGCTTACTCTACCTATCGCCAGCAATTTGGCAGTACCTACCTTAGCGATACAGAAAGCCTGCAATCTCGCTCTTCGCGGGTGCATTCTGGGCCATTAGTCAGCGCGATCGCTCAAAAGGATGGCGCGAAAATTGGCCAATTGCTGCACAATGACTTAGAGAAAGTTGTATTGCCCGAACATCCTCAAGTACTGCGACTGCGCGAGGCATTCCAAAGCAGCGGCGTCTTGGGAACGATGATGTCTGGATCGGGGCCAACAGTGTTTGCCCTCGCAGCATCGGAATCGCAAGCACAAGAAGTTAAACAGGCCGTGAGGAAGTTAATTCCCGACCCAAATTTAGACCTCTGGGCAACCAAGCTAATCGCCAACGGCATTCGCGTTGCAAATTGA
- the rsmA gene encoding 16S rRNA (adenine(1518)-N(6)/adenine(1519)-N(6))-dimethyltransferase RsmA has product MSPQPRKQFGQHWLRSDKALNQIIKAANLSKSDRVLEIGPGTGILTRQLLPAAESVVAVEIDSDLCEKLAKKLGNVEKFLLLQGDILSLDWAAQIAAFPTFQKPNKVVANIPYNITGPILEHLLGTISQPAAEAFDLIVLLVQKEVADRLYAKPGSRAFGALSVRVQYLAICEFIYHVPAGAFYPPPKVDSAVVRLRPRMIETPARDPRHLESLVKIGFAEKRKMLRNNLKGIIERDRLTQLLEQLEINPQARAEDLSVPQWVALSNTLQVSQ; this is encoded by the coding sequence ATGAGTCCCCAACCTAGAAAACAATTTGGTCAACACTGGCTTCGCAGTGATAAGGCGCTCAATCAAATAATAAAAGCAGCTAATTTATCCAAGAGCGATCGCGTACTGGAAATTGGCCCCGGTACTGGCATACTAACTCGCCAGCTATTGCCCGCTGCTGAATCAGTTGTTGCTGTAGAAATTGACAGCGATTTGTGCGAAAAGCTAGCTAAAAAATTGGGTAATGTTGAAAAATTCTTACTTTTGCAAGGCGATATACTCAGCCTAGATTGGGCTGCTCAAATTGCTGCTTTCCCAACTTTCCAAAAACCTAACAAAGTTGTTGCCAATATCCCTTACAATATCACTGGCCCAATTTTAGAACATCTGTTAGGTACAATTTCCCAACCAGCAGCGGAAGCTTTTGATTTAATTGTCCTGCTGGTGCAGAAAGAAGTAGCAGATCGGTTGTATGCTAAACCAGGATCGAGGGCTTTTGGAGCGTTATCAGTGCGCGTGCAGTATTTAGCCATATGCGAGTTTATCTATCACGTACCAGCAGGAGCGTTTTACCCGCCGCCCAAGGTAGATTCAGCCGTTGTTCGGTTGCGTCCGCGAATGATAGAAACACCAGCACGCGATCCCAGACACTTAGAGAGTTTGGTAAAAATAGGGTTCGCCGAGAAGCGCAAAATGTTGCGGAATAATTTGAAAGGAATAATAGAGCGCGATCGCCTGACTCAATTGCTGGAACAATTAGAGATAAATCCCCAAGCCCGCGCTGAAGATTTAAGCGTGCCTCAGTGGGTCGCCTTGAGTAACACGTTACAAGTTTCTCAGTAG
- a CDS encoding Uma2 family endonuclease: MNSATLQARSNLNIEEFFSLVEAEGDVTYELIKGQAVRKMSPKFFHYRLTKALLNLLELWCQQRGEVAIEWAIRLTQQDRDWVPVPDLLYISYERFPADWMQDDACPVAPELVIEIISPGQTFGQLVSKARDYLDAGVLRVWIVDSKARSITVFYPDSAPQTYRGGTPLTDSILEGLEITVEQVFQLARIPDEGSLF; this comes from the coding sequence ATGAATTCAGCCACCCTCCAAGCAAGAAGTAACCTAAACATTGAAGAATTTTTCTCCTTAGTAGAGGCAGAGGGTGATGTTACCTACGAGTTAATAAAAGGTCAGGCAGTACGGAAGATGTCGCCAAAATTTTTTCACTACAGGCTGACCAAGGCTCTACTCAACCTGCTTGAATTGTGGTGTCAGCAGCGGGGAGAAGTAGCTATAGAATGGGCGATTAGATTAACTCAGCAGGATCGAGACTGGGTTCCCGTGCCGGATTTGCTATACATATCTTACGAGCGATTTCCAGCCGACTGGATGCAGGATGACGCTTGTCCTGTTGCGCCTGAATTGGTTATAGAAATTATTTCGCCTGGTCAAACTTTTGGACAGCTAGTTTCTAAAGCGCGAGATTACTTGGACGCTGGTGTGTTACGAGTTTGGATTGTTGATAGCAAAGCCAGAAGTATTACTGTTTTTTATCCCGATTCGGCACCGCAGACATATAGAGGAGGCACGCCGCTTACAGATTCTATCTTAGAGGGATTAGAAATAACAGTTGAACAGGTATTTCAGCTAGCACGAATACCGGATGAGGGAAGCCTATTTTAG